A genomic window from Candidatus Tanganyikabacteria bacterium includes:
- the terL gene encoding phage terminase large subunit, translating to MSDLLAEFDALLRMDFEAFVEKAIATLRPGHRIGIRDYMRAIFHALELARRGEEPNQIINLPPRSLKSTIVSVAWVCWLLGHRPDLHVIVASYADELAKDFARDRRRIMASAWYRRAFPGARLSPSKNTETEFETVGGGSCRAVSVKGTLTGLGGDVIIVDDPMNAAHAASDAERGQVKRWFDGVLASRENAPGRTVVLVVMQRLHEDDLTGHLVDKGGYRVLRLPLIAGEDEAVAIGHGQVWRRKAGEVLDPDHWPEEAIARIRRRGSATFFAQYQQEPQPAGGNLFKRAWLRYGDPPKQPADLIVQSWDTASKIGEANDYSVCVTLAQFGRDTYVIDLWRGRLEFPDLKRKVQEMAARYEPAAIVVEDAGSGIALIQALKVEGKLDVRAYKPQSNEKTVRAMQQTALVEGGRLILQESAGWLDAFVAELLAFPNGKFDDQVDALVQGLAWLGEFAQYVPSGDLVHIGALIRDDPFPDF from the coding sequence ATGAGCGACCTGCTCGCCGAGTTCGATGCCTTGCTGCGCATGGACTTCGAAGCCTTTGTCGAGAAGGCGATCGCGACGCTGCGGCCGGGGCATCGGATCGGGATCAGGGACTACATGCGCGCCATATTCCACGCCCTGGAACTGGCAAGACGGGGCGAGGAACCGAACCAGATCATCAATCTGCCGCCGCGATCGCTCAAATCCACCATCGTCTCCGTGGCCTGGGTCTGCTGGCTGCTGGGGCATCGTCCCGACCTGCATGTGATCGTCGCCAGCTATGCCGATGAGTTAGCCAAGGACTTCGCCCGGGACCGGCGCCGCATCATGGCGAGCGCTTGGTACAGGCGGGCCTTCCCCGGCGCGAGGCTGAGCCCGAGCAAGAACACCGAGACCGAGTTCGAGACCGTGGGTGGCGGGTCGTGCCGGGCGGTGTCGGTCAAGGGGACGCTGACGGGTCTAGGCGGCGACGTCATCATCGTCGACGATCCGATGAATGCGGCGCATGCGGCATCCGATGCCGAGCGGGGCCAGGTCAAACGCTGGTTTGACGGCGTGCTGGCCAGCCGCGAGAACGCGCCGGGCCGCACGGTGGTGCTGGTGGTGATGCAGCGGCTTCACGAGGACGACCTGACCGGGCATCTGGTCGACAAGGGCGGCTATCGCGTGCTCCGGCTGCCGCTGATCGCGGGCGAGGACGAGGCGGTTGCGATCGGCCATGGGCAGGTCTGGAGGCGCAAGGCCGGGGAGGTGCTCGATCCGGACCATTGGCCGGAAGAGGCGATCGCGCGCATCCGCCGGCGCGGCTCCGCCACTTTTTTTGCCCAGTACCAGCAGGAACCACAGCCGGCGGGCGGCAATCTCTTCAAGCGCGCCTGGCTTCGATACGGCGATCCACCCAAGCAGCCTGCCGATCTCATAGTCCAAAGTTGGGACACGGCGAGCAAGATCGGCGAGGCCAATGACTACTCGGTCTGCGTCACTCTGGCCCAGTTCGGTCGCGACACCTACGTCATCGACCTCTGGCGGGGCCGGCTCGAGTTCCCCGATCTGAAGCGCAAGGTGCAGGAGATGGCCGCGCGCTACGAGCCGGCAGCGATCGTGGTCGAGGATGCTGGCTCCGGAATAGCCCTGATCCAGGCGCTCAAGGTGGAGGGCAAGCTGGACGTGCGTGCCTACAAGCCCCAGTCCAACGAGAAGACGGTGCGGGCGATGCAGCAGACCGCGCTGGTCGAGGGTGGACGGCTGATCCTGCAGGAGTCGGCCGGCTGGCTGGATGCGTTCGTGGCTGAACTTCTCGCCTTCCCCAATGGCAAATTTGATGACCAGGTCGATGCCCTGGTGCAGGGCCTGGCCTGGCTGGGAGAGTTCGCCCAGTACGTCCCCAGCGGCGACCTCGTGCACATCGGCGCCCTCATCCGCGACGATCCGTTCCCCGACTTCTGA
- a CDS encoding site-specific DNA-methyltransferase: MQTRNQSRSARSWLQDAPRQQRPAPGRGAGSVDTVVRWPRSIALRPIAALRPSPNNPRTHSAKQIQQLVASIRRFGFVVPLLTDGEDRILAGHGRLEAAKLLGMAEVPALRIEHLSEAERRAYTIADNRLAQLSGWDEAALAAEFEALEELAFELPEVTGFETAQIDQLLEAPLEQDTDPDDAVAEPDPSAQPVSRPGDLWQLGPHRLLHGDGTKAAGYVRLMGDERARMVITDPPYNVPIAGHVSGLGRVRHREFTQASGELSSAQFAAFLRRALTAMAAHCRDGALIYTCMDWRHVGELLAAARPGLGAPVNLCVWAKTNAGMGSLYRSQHELVLVFKAGKGPHLNNVQLGATGRYRSNLWTYAGANAFGRNRDRDLADHPTVKPVALVADVIRDCSRRGEIVLDGFCGSGTTLLAAERTGRVARAIELDGIYIDVAIRRFAARTGVMARHAASGRSFGEIAAKRGSEPSPNRRARP; encoded by the coding sequence ATGCAAACCAGAAACCAAAGCCGATCGGCGCGCTCTTGGCTGCAGGACGCGCCGCGCCAGCAGCGTCCTGCGCCTGGCCGGGGGGCGGGCAGTGTGGACACCGTGGTCCGATGGCCGCGATCGATCGCGCTGCGGCCGATCGCGGCGCTGCGGCCGAGCCCGAACAACCCGCGGACGCATAGTGCCAAGCAAATTCAGCAACTCGTGGCGAGCATCCGGCGGTTCGGGTTCGTAGTGCCGCTGCTGACCGACGGCGAGGATCGTATCCTTGCCGGACATGGTCGGCTGGAGGCGGCGAAGCTGCTCGGCATGGCGGAGGTGCCGGCGCTGAGGATCGAGCACCTCAGCGAGGCCGAGCGGCGGGCCTATACTATTGCCGACAACCGCCTGGCCCAGCTCTCGGGATGGGACGAGGCGGCGCTGGCGGCGGAGTTCGAGGCGCTGGAGGAGCTGGCGTTCGAGCTGCCGGAAGTCACGGGATTCGAAACCGCGCAGATCGACCAATTGTTGGAGGCCCCGCTCGAGCAGGACACCGACCCCGATGATGCGGTCGCCGAGCCCGATCCCTCCGCCCAGCCGGTCTCTCGGCCGGGGGATCTCTGGCAGCTTGGCCCGCACCGTCTGCTTCATGGCGATGGCACCAAGGCCGCCGGCTATGTGCGGCTGATGGGCGACGAGCGGGCGCGGATGGTGATCACCGACCCGCCCTACAATGTGCCGATCGCGGGCCATGTTAGCGGGCTCGGCCGGGTTCGCCACCGGGAGTTTACCCAAGCCTCGGGCGAGCTGAGCTCGGCCCAGTTCGCGGCCTTCCTGCGCCGGGCGCTGACTGCGATGGCGGCGCATTGCCGCGACGGAGCTCTGATCTACACGTGCATGGATTGGCGGCATGTCGGCGAGCTTTTGGCGGCGGCCAGGCCCGGCCTCGGGGCCCCGGTCAATCTGTGCGTCTGGGCCAAGACCAATGCCGGCATGGGATCCTTGTACCGATCGCAGCACGAGCTCGTCCTCGTGTTCAAGGCTGGCAAGGGGCCGCATCTGAACAATGTCCAGCTCGGTGCCACGGGGCGCTACAGAAGCAATCTCTGGACCTACGCCGGGGCCAATGCCTTCGGCCGCAACCGCGACCGGGACCTGGCCGATCATCCGACTGTAAAACCTGTCGCGCTGGTGGCGGACGTGATTCGCGATTGCTCGCGCCGGGGCGAGATCGTGCTCGACGGCTTCTGCGGGTCTGGGACGACACTGCTGGCGGCGGAGCGGACGGGACGGGTGGCACGAGCGATCGAGCTCGACGGGATCTACATCGACGTCGCAATCCGGCGCTTCGCGGCGCGCACCGGGGTCATGGCGCGGCATGCCGCGAGCGGCCGGAGCTTCGGGGAGATCGCGGCCAAGCGTGGATCCGAACCGTCACCGAACCGGAGGGCGCGGCCATGA
- a CDS encoding helix-turn-helix transcriptional regulator — translation MAGDLKRRLGMRIRAARQRRGLTQEELGARLRRTTETVSNLERGRVLPSLPTLEVLCRVLELPLRELFEEMPGRQRSGARLRIEARLGRVLDGMTDREAELALRMVELLVGRGESGRKP, via the coding sequence ATGGCAGGGGATCTCAAGCGGCGATTGGGCATGCGCATCCGGGCGGCGCGGCAGCGGCGGGGGCTGACGCAGGAGGAGCTGGGGGCGCGGCTGCGGCGGACGACGGAGACGGTGTCGAACCTGGAGCGGGGCCGGGTGCTGCCGAGCCTGCCGACCCTGGAGGTGCTGTGCCGGGTGCTGGAGCTGCCGCTGCGGGAGCTGTTCGAGGAGATGCCGGGGCGGCAGCGCAGCGGGGCGCGGCTGCGGATCGAGGCGCGGCTGGGGCGGGTGCTGGACGGGATGACGGACCGCGAGGCGGAGCTGGCGCTGCGGATGGTGGAGCTGCTGGTGGGCCGGGGCGAGAGCGGCCGCAAGCCCTGA
- a CDS encoding ADP-ribosylglycohydrolase family protein, which produces MSRPVRTSLSHPLQIATVAAGPGLGAVGVTLCPGKKDPHGLTAAWSRDLDTDLDALEQWGTAAIVTLMEDHELAALQVPRLGPAIHARQLAWYHLPIVDVSVPGPEFGPAWALARPHLHDLLRSGCNVLLHCRGGLGRSGMIAAQLLAELGWEPARAIAAIRKARPGAIETRAQEAQVRDTVPIAVPPPSTAPDAVADRALGAMLGLAIGDAVGTTLEFKPRGSFKPIADMLGGGPFKLKPGQWTDDTAMALALAESLIAKDGLDPKDLMERFLDWHQTGAYSCTGTCFDIGITTRQALQRYRTTGNPIAGSTAPDTAGNGSLMRLAPVAIHARGDKTKAIDLARLQSSTTHGAPEARDACAAFAELLVDAIAGMPKPQLLSPRTGPWGPKVAAIMAGSWRSKPRGAIASTGYALHSLEAALWCTARAASFKDAILAAANLGHDADTTAAITGQIAGAIHGASAIPQPWCHQLAWAEKIGAVCARLSGAS; this is translated from the coding sequence ATGTCCCGGCCCGTTCGCACCAGCCTCTCTCACCCCCTCCAGATCGCGACCGTTGCCGCAGGCCCAGGCCTGGGCGCGGTCGGGGTCACCCTCTGCCCCGGCAAGAAGGACCCCCACGGCCTCACCGCCGCCTGGTCCCGCGATCTCGACACCGATCTCGATGCCCTCGAACAATGGGGAACTGCCGCCATCGTCACCCTGATGGAGGACCACGAACTCGCCGCTCTTCAGGTACCTCGGCTCGGCCCGGCCATCCATGCCCGCCAGCTTGCCTGGTATCACCTGCCCATCGTCGACGTCTCGGTACCGGGTCCCGAGTTCGGGCCGGCCTGGGCCTTGGCCCGGCCGCATCTCCACGACCTGCTGCGCTCGGGATGCAACGTGCTGCTGCATTGCCGCGGCGGCCTCGGCCGCTCCGGCATGATCGCCGCCCAGCTCCTGGCCGAGCTCGGCTGGGAACCGGCTCGCGCCATCGCCGCCATCCGCAAGGCCCGCCCGGGCGCCATCGAGACCCGGGCCCAGGAAGCCCAGGTCCGCGATACCGTCCCGATCGCTGTCCCGCCGCCCTCGACCGCCCCGGATGCCGTCGCCGACCGCGCCCTCGGCGCCATGCTCGGCCTCGCCATCGGCGATGCCGTCGGCACCACGCTCGAGTTCAAGCCGCGCGGCTCGTTCAAGCCCATCGCCGACATGCTCGGCGGCGGACCCTTCAAGCTCAAGCCCGGCCAGTGGACCGACGATACCGCCATGGCGCTGGCCCTGGCCGAGAGCCTGATCGCCAAGGACGGTCTCGATCCCAAGGACCTGATGGAGCGTTTTCTCGATTGGCACCAGACCGGGGCCTACTCCTGCACCGGCACCTGCTTCGATATCGGCATCACCACACGCCAGGCCCTGCAGCGCTACCGCACCACCGGCAACCCGATCGCCGGATCGACCGCCCCCGACACCGCCGGCAATGGCTCGCTCATGCGCCTGGCGCCGGTCGCCATCCACGCCCGGGGCGACAAGACCAAAGCCATCGACCTCGCCCGCCTCCAATCCTCCACCACCCACGGCGCGCCCGAGGCCCGCGACGCCTGCGCCGCCTTCGCCGAACTCCTGGTCGATGCCATCGCCGGCATGCCCAAGCCCCAGCTGCTCTCGCCCCGCACCGGCCCCTGGGGCCCCAAGGTCGCCGCCATCATGGCCGGCTCCTGGCGCTCCAAACCCCGCGGCGCCATCGCCTCCACCGGCTACGCCCTGCACAGCCTCGAAGCCGCCCTCTGGTGCACCGCCCGCGCCGCAAGCTTCAAGGACGCCATCCTCGCCGCCGCCAACCTCGGCCACGACGCCGACACTACCGCCGCCATCACCGGCCAGATCGCCGGCGCCATCCACGGCGCCAGCGCCATCCCCCAGCCCTGGTGCCACCAACTCGCCTGGGCCGAGAAGATCGGAGCGGTCTGCGCCAGGTTGTCGGGTGCCTCATAA
- a CDS encoding transposase has product MRALARERQRFGCRHLHVLLHREGWPVNIKRVYRLYRLEGLQMRLEPPRWRVMAKPLSDRGNAIGPN; this is encoded by the coding sequence TTGCGGGCACTGGCCCGGGAACGTCAGCGCTTCGGGTGCCGTCACCTGCATGTGCTGTTGCACCGGGAGGGATGGCCGGTCAACATCAAGCGGGTCTATCGCCTGTATAGGTTGGAAGGCCTACAAATGCGCCTCGAGCCGCCCCGCTGGCGGGTAATGGCGAAGCCGCTGTCGGATCGCGGCAACGCCATCGGGCCGAACTAG
- a CDS encoding transposase family protein translates to MYDELFDGRRLWVLTVVDTWSRICPAMRVCRAARAMEVIDALSEAGRGFGLPRTIRVDQGCQFTSKERDIWDYANGVTLDSSRPGKPTDNAYVESFNASVRLECLGQHSVMDLDDARKKIEDWRIEYNDVRSHGAIGDRTPMSLIRQAPEKSGRVARPEILILSGPNSGV, encoded by the coding sequence ATGTACGATGAGTTGTTCGACGGACGAAGGCTGTGGGTCCTGACGGTGGTGGACACCTGGAGCCGAATCTGCCCGGCGATGCGAGTGTGCCGCGCTGCGAGGGCGATGGAAGTGATCGATGCCCTGAGCGAAGCAGGGCGAGGATTCGGTTTGCCGCGGACGATCCGGGTCGATCAAGGTTGCCAGTTCACGTCCAAGGAGCGCGATATATGGGACTATGCCAATGGCGTGACGCTGGACTCTAGCCGTCCCGGCAAGCCGACGGACAACGCCTACGTCGAAAGCTTCAACGCCAGCGTTCGGCTCGAATGCCTCGGCCAGCACTCGGTCATGGATCTGGACGACGCACGGAAAAAGATCGAAGATTGGCGCATCGAGTACAACGACGTGAGATCGCATGGTGCGATCGGTGACAGGACGCCGATGTCCTTGATCCGTCAGGCCCCTGAAAAATCCGGGAGAGTAGCGAGGCCAGAGATTCTCATTTTATCCGGTCCAAATTCCGGGGTGTGA